The Serinus canaria isolate serCan28SL12 chromosome 2, serCan2020, whole genome shotgun sequence genomic interval aggctggagATAAACTTCTCCTCAGCCAAAATGAGTGTGTGAAGTGGTGGGAACAGGAGGAGACACCTTGCCAGGCTCTGtttaggagaagaaaaaagcaaatcctTCCTTCAGGGCAGGAGTTTGTGAACCTGTCTCTTTGCTGCAGGAGGGGGGTACACTGCCttgcagctgtgggaaggagcagatATTGTGACATTTATTTGGCTGAGTATTGTGTAGGTTATGAAGGGGAATGGGCTCTTCATTGGCAGAAGATACAGCTTCTCCTGTAAATCACCTATTTCTGTATGCTCAGGATACAGTTGTGCAAATATGTTTTCCAACATTCTTAAAGCATTCAAGAAATTATAAAATGGCAGATAAAGGATTGTCTACTCTACATAGAAtcacttaggttggaaaaggctcTGCAGATCATTGAATGTCATTGTAGGGTCTGCACCTATATGTCAGGGCCTATGCAACCCACATTGCAGAAGATAAACTCACCTTTTCATAGGCTTGAAAAGTAGCTCTCAGCTGACTGTAGCTTCTCTTTGCTAGGACCACATTGAAAGCCAACTCCTCTGTTCCCCAACGGCCTTCTCCTGCCTTCAAAAGCACATGTTATTTTCTGGAAGCACTTGTTCATACACAGTAGAGACATGAAGTCAGCCAGAGCCCGTGATccatccagctccagcccatgcCCCCCTTGCTCCTCTCCTTGTGCTGCCATTGCCCCTGTGCTTGGTTTGTTTAGTCCCTCTGAAGCAGCCcttgctgtgcagcacagggaaaaagggatttttgcaCAACTGCACTTACTTTGTACAGATCCGAGGCATCTTGCTCAGCAAGTTCTGCATTGACCTGTTGAGTCTCATCTCGGGttgcctgcagaaaaggagataacagtaaaaaaacacccaaccaaGTGCTGGTTTCGTTTCTGCTCGCGGCCAGGACAGGtttttgggttggggttttgcTGCCATCTGCTGACACCTCCGTGCGGGGTTTGTCCCAGctttgtgtgctgtgtgctggggccCTAAGCAGATGGCAACGCTACTGCccctggagcaggaaggtgCCCACTGCCTGCAGTGAAGTGCTGATGTTTTTCACAGGGCTGGATATGCCCTGGtagctgtgaaatattttcctgactAACCTAGGTACTCTGAGCATTCACCAACACTGCCATCCCTGGGAGAAAttatccatgaaaaaaaaaaagcgatAAATGTATTTGCCACTCCTGGAAGTATACAGGAGGTTGGGAAGAGCTACACCAATACTTCCCAGAATGAGAATCTAAACTGATGTATTTAGTGATGTGGCTGTTATGTCATTAAAgcttcttttatttattcagtCTTTTCATTTCCCAGGGCTGTCAGATCAGACTGACCACCACATTGCATTTCTCAATGTGCTCCTATTTTTCTTAGTTATAATGTGTCTTTATGAAGGTAttgattttttgctttatttcatgAAAAggacttaaaataaaatgtattctaatggaaaataagcttttttcGATGAATGAAAAACTAACATGACAGCAATCTCTTCCTTACTTGTTCTGTATCTGAATTCTAAAATCCTTAGCTGAGATAGAAAAAAGATTTAGTGGTTTGGGGCAAAATTCAGAATAATGTGGCCATGACTCGAATGAGTATTCTAGTCTTTACCATGGTATAAATAACAGTAAAACAATCCTGTTATGTTTTGAAATatcaatatttataaaattatctGTGGTTTCATAAACCAAAATGGTACATATTTAAAATCACAGATATGAAAGTCTCTTATACTGAAGAATGCTTTTGTTTACCATAATTGCCTCATTATTGTATTACATATCTGCATATTATTACATAACTGCATTATTGTAAATGCCAGACAATACTTATTATGGTtactcagggaaaaaaggaaatatctcTGCCAGGTAGCTGCATAAGTGGAATGTCCCCAGCCTTACCTCTAGCACCATGACTAATATCTTCCGTAGGGAGCCACTGGTGTCACTTTTAACATCAGACTCCAGATCCCTGTCAAAcactgggaagaaagaaaatctgtgagAGTTCAACCAGTGAGAAAGGattaaaataaaggcatttGAAAGATAAAACCACTTACGACGTTTGTAGGCCTCTTTTATGTTTGCAATTTcctaggaaaacaaaacaaaacaaaaaagtaataatcaaataaataaataaataaatagaagatgtcttattaattaataaagaaatgaCCAGCAAGTCAGCACCCTGCCTGTAGTGTGTGAGGTGCAGCAACCACGGGGGTGGAAGAAGCTGTGAATTCCCAGTCCCTGTTGAGGACAGCGCTTTGAGTGGTGCCTGACTCATGCAGGTGTCCCTCTGGTTTTCCCTGCATTAAGGCAAGAGCTGactatttcctttttcactAGGATCGTGTTCCTGTACCTCTGAACCATCAGAGCAGTGCCAAAGCTGCCCTTTAACATGGATCCAGGGATTCTTCTCACCAGTGCTGCCTCCGTGCCATCCAAGGCAGGTAGGAGCAGGATAAAGGGAGGAATGTGAATTTTATTGCTCTTAACTCCTGTTAGTTTCAGCTCTAGTAGGGCAATCTCACTGCTGCAAGCACTGGCAAGAGGCAtttcagccccaggagctggactgaTCCCTGTTCCTCCTGGCAGGGATCCCCTTGGTGAGctttctgccctgctgcccGAGGGAGGTCACGCACGGAGCCCCGACCTTGTTGCTGCGTGTGCAGAGGATCTCAATCAGCAGCGACTCAtctgtcccagctcccttcATCGCCCTCCGAAGCTCTCGGGCCTCGTACTCGCAGGGCAAGTCCAgcaaagccagcacagccttttcAAAATTCCCACTCAGGTCTCCCTTCAGGACCTCTTCCATCTCCTGTGGGGACAGTCAGGAGGGTTAGTGCAAGCTGAGGTAAGATTAGAGGATTTCTTAATTTGTTTCAGGAAATCTAATGATTTAAAAGCTCCTTCTGTACCAAAAAGggacaaataattttttaaaaaataattttttttttttacaaaataagtTTCCTAAAAAGTTTGGCTTCAGATTGATGGAAATGATTGTCCCATCTTCAAATACTGGCCAATATCAGTCCAGTTATGACTCTTACTTGTgtaaacaaatgcaaaatagtGTTTTGAAAAGTTTagtctgaaataaaatacagaagcTTCCTCCTTCAAAAGAGCTGCCACACAGGGGATCAAAATAAGAACCTTCTCTGTCAGTTTTTGGTTAAAACTGACTtcctggaaaaagcagcagatttcTGCAAGGTGCTTTTGTGCCaagcaaacagcatttttacaCACACATACCCACACCAACTTTAAACCAAAATTCAGTAAGACCCTGGAGGAGAGCTGGCTAGTGCACGCTGAGGATGCCAGCTGAGGGTGTATTTGAAGTCCTGTCTGCAGTTAACATTTCCTGCAGTATGGGAAGCACTTGACAAGGGCAGAACACTGAATGAGAAGTCCAGCTCTATTATTCTCAAGTTCCTGCTTGCACAACTGAACACGTGAACACTCAACTACTCAAGTCAGAGGCTGCCAtctgtgctggagcagtttCAACACACACCCCACAAATGCTGCAagttcctggagcagcaggagggagatggTACCACTCGTGCCTCCTTCCCAGGAGactcaggctgcccaggaaagcagaagggTTGCTATGAGCTGATGTCACTGTGATGTTTCCTGGCATTTGATAATTTCTAAAGCCTATATGTATTAACTCTCATTATAGAACAAAATCTACAGTATTTATGTAACCAAAATCTGTATCATGCTTGCTGTAAATTTCACCTATAGAAGACTTTCATTCATCTTCAGTGCTGACTCTCTTATTGACACTGATTAATGAGCAAGCAGACACTAAGAAAATACCAATTTAATAATAAGGTCTGCAGGATTCAGCTGTTTACTGAAACAATATTTtagaagctttatttttcttacactAAAATCATTAAGGCAGTTTATGCCTCCTGCAGAAATCAAGTGTCCAACGAAACTTCTTAGTTTTGCAACGTGTTGTACTTCATCACTGGAATAAATCAATATAATTTCCATTAAactcaataaaaataaagttgtgCGAGATCAAATAGTTTGTCTGAATTTGCATCTGGTCTAAGTGGGACTCTGACCTATAATTTCCCTTTTACATtaacttatttttctgaatgtgcTGAAGATGAACACaaggtgaaatattttccatttcagttatgaattattttctagCTCTCCCAGCTTTGATTAAAATGCTCTGATCTGGTTAAGGCTGACTTCAAGAAGATTCTGAGGCctaaaattagaaatataatCAGTATTTTAGGAGATAAAATAAATTGCTGAATCAGAAAGTAACTGGTGTCCTCCTTAAATGCCCTtgatattttcaaaagcagatgCCTGTAGGCTGTATTTTCAGAGGCAACGGTTTCAAACAGAGAGGCCACTTATTTCAAAGTACCTTGCTATACAAATCCTTGtacttctgttttatttgttgtCTCTGCTCCGATGTTCGACTTGATAAgacttcaataatttttttttcattggttcctgaaaaagaagttttgcaTGGGAATTTTATAACCAGGAATCTaatgcagaggagagaaaatgtgacctctaaagagaaaaaaattcctgtacATATATCCCCAGTGCTTCCACATTTAGGATTTGTAGTATCTAAGATTCTTTTGAGGATAATTTAAACTGTAGTCACTACAATGTTCAATAAAATTTCACCATCTCATGCTGTTAATAGCAAAGAAATTGAGTCTTCTGTTTGAGAAGGGCAGACACTGCTCCTAAAATCAGGGTTATGCCAGTGCCCACAGGCTGAAATACACGTTTTTGGTGACAATGCTTGTTTGAGTAGTCCCAAGGGACCAGCCACCAGATCCAGCTTGTTATGGGCATGAACGCTGTGCTGGCACAACAGAGTGAGGGCAGTGGGGCAAGAGGCCAGGCAGGCAAGGATGTGTTTGAATCAGCTCGTTAACCTGAAGCCTGGATGTACAGCCTataaaaatttggttttaattttgctaAATGGAGTCAGGAAAAAGGATTTGGAACCAGCCTGAATGGTCTCAGTCTCTGCCAATGCTGTTTTGCTTGGCAAAAATCAGAGTGAAGTGGGAGTGTGGGACGCCCAAAGagatgcagctgctgtgctgcccatcAGAGAGGGGAGCTGAACATGCAGCCCCCCTCCAGGGGAAAAGCCCTCAGTCAGCTTTGAGCTCTGACTTATGCAATGGATTGAAAAAGCTTCCTAAAGGCAGTGACCTTGCTCTGGCACTTCTGCTGCCCTCTGCCACATAAACAGATGTTTGCACATAAACAGATGTTTGCACTAAACAGAGCTTCTGGAAGGCATTTGTTACAGCTAAAACGAGACAGGACCACAGTGCTGTTACCTGGCTGCACGAAGGACACAGTAGGGCAGCTGTGGCACTAGCACAGGGGTCCTGGTGCACTTCCCTCTCAGGGCCAGCAGATGGACTCGGGCGTTATTTCTTCATGACAAACGTTGACATTGACAGTGTGAGCCAGGAAAGACACATGACCTGGCTTGTGATGGGCACTGCCCAAATGCCCATAGAATGGCAGACCAAAGACATCAAGGTATTTGCCAGGTCTGCTGATGTCCACACATCCTGCCAGTGGTTGCTGCCCCACGCTCTCCTTGAGCTCTGCCATCTGATGCCCTTGTGTGGCCatctctgggctttgtgctgtgCCTCATCTCAGGCTTTTAGGAGCAGGAACCAACAAGGGTTTCTTAGTAGCAACCGGCGCAAAGGATAAAGATACAAATTATACTGGTATTCAGCAACAGCTGATATGTTTTCATCCCTCTATTACCACCAGGCACATGGAGAACAACTTTAGGGCATCTTGCCCAGCTCTTCCTGCTTAGATCCAAGGCTGAAGGCATGGTCCAATTTTAGAAGGAATTCTACTCCTGTTTGATAACATTGGGTTAATCTCTCAGTTAGGAGAGTCCTCTGGCAAATGTCATGAGGGGGCTCAGTTGGTATGACAGGAACAGTTCCTAAAACCCAACACTTAACTAGCTGATTCTGAATGTCACTGCTATACCAGGAAGAAATGCTTAAATACATATTAACTGTGCAAATAACTGGAGTG includes:
- the ANXA13 gene encoding annexin A13 isoform X2; amino-acid sequence: MGSSHSAHKHHHHGSDAEQDAKKIHSACKGAGTNEKKIIEVLSSRTSEQRQQIKQKYKDLYSKEMEEVLKGDLSGNFEKAVLALLDLPCEYEARELRRAMKGAGTDESLLIEILCTRSNKEIANIKEAYKRLFDRDLESDVKSDTSGSLRKILVMVLEATRDETQQVNAELAEQDASDLYKAGEGRWGTEELAFNVVLAKRSYSQLRATFQAYEKVCGKDIEESIKSETSGDLEKAYLTLERPASNKGEVPANVQEAVSRSCPI
- the ANXA13 gene encoding annexin A13 isoform X1 is translated as MGSSHSAHKHHHHGSDAEQDAKKIHSACKGAGTNEKKIIEVLSSRTSEQRQQIKQKYKDLYSKEMEEVLKGDLSGNFEKAVLALLDLPCEYEARELRRAMKGAGTDESLLIEILCTRSNKEIANIKEAYKRLFDRDLESDVKSDTSGSLRKILVMVLEATRDETQQVNAELAEQDASDLYKAGEGRWGTEELAFNVVLAKRSYSQLRATFQAYEKVCGKDIEESIKSETSGDLEKAYLTLVSCAKDCPGYFATLLHKSMKGAGTDEETLIRILVTRAESDLPAIKEKFQQMYKKPLAEAVRSDTSGDFRKLLLAILH